A stretch of Anoplopoma fimbria isolate UVic2021 breed Golden Eagle Sablefish chromosome 4, Afim_UVic_2022, whole genome shotgun sequence DNA encodes these proteins:
- the nudt6 gene encoding nucleoside diphosphate-linked moiety X motif 6, producing MAACVSALRFCSRTFSCTAARSQLHRAPGCGALMGRVDRFGGVTVDLADGSLPGDISERSFSRVLQDSLAQWKAEGKVAVWLRVPISLSRCAAAASTHGFTFHHAKHDHAVLALWLGDGESRLPGFATHQIGVAGAVVDESNGKVLVVQDRNKTKNAWKFPGGLSDPGENIGHTAVREVFEETGVHSEFRSLLSIRQQHNHPGAFGMSDLYVICRLGPLSYDINFCTQECLRCEWLELAELAKTDHTTPITSRVARLLLHGLEHGFGQIDLSMEELPAVYSGMFYQLYHRQLPPTPKC from the exons ATGGCTGCATGCGTTTCTGCGTTAAGGTTCTGCAGCAGAACCTTCTCATGCACCGCAGCTCGCTCCCAGCTCCACAGAGCACCGGGGTGCGGTGCTCTGATGGGCAGAGTGGACCGGTTCGGTGGAGTGACAGTGGACCTGGCTGATGGTAGTCTACCTGGGGACATCAGTGAGAGATCCTTCAGCAGAGTGCTGCAAG ATTCACTGGCCCAGTGGAAAGCCGAGGGGAAAGTTGCAGTGTGGCTTCGGGTGCCCATCTCTCTGAGCCGATGTGCCGCCGCCGCCTCCACCCACGGCTTCACCTTCCATCACGCCAAACACGACCACGCTGTGCTGGCCCTCTGGCTGGGAGACGGGGAGAGCAGGCTGCCCGGGTTTGCAACTCACCAAATTGGAGTGGCAG gtgCAGTTGTTGATGAATCGAATGGAAAAGTTCTTGTTGTCCAAGACAGAAACAAG ACAAAGAATGCTTGGAAGTTCCCCGGCGGCTTGTCTGATCCAGGAGAAAATATTG GTCACACTGCTGTCCGTGAAGTCTTTGAGGAGACCGGTGTTCACTCTGAGTTCAGGTCTCTGCTCAGCATCCGGCAGCAGCACAACCACCCCGGCGCCTTCGGCATGTCGGACCTGTACGTCATCTGCCGACTCGGCCCTCTCAGCTACGACATCAACTTCTGCACTCAGGAGTGTCTGCGCTGCGAGTGGCTGGAGCTCGCCGAGCTGGCCAAGACCGACCACACGACCCCCATCACCTCTCGGGTGGCCAGGCTTCTGCTCCACGGCCTGGAGCACGGCTTCGGCCAGATCGACCTCTCCATGGAGGAGCTCCCTGCCGTCTACTCTGGGATGTTCTACCAGCTGTACCACAGGCAGCTTCCTCCAACACCAAAATGCTAG